A window of Pseudophryne corroboree isolate aPseCor3 chromosome 12, aPseCor3.hap2, whole genome shotgun sequence contains these coding sequences:
- the LOC134979908 gene encoding uncharacterized protein CLBA1-like encodes MKDGSDATAVCNSGGKTETVLHVPSSMDNVCLRDEPITSQCPYDDVNTDKLLPESTSTWGDFESFNEFTPQSEQFYYADESFCLDSFDTMTLTGEDYTETTDGQAKWDAFNLENVLQSTEGCESIFKMSFPAMPVSETSEDVTNLSTLMTSSNEEHLCKLIRTRLWLDCDHSQQGGDILPVKSGWDWPNSKGCRDLRLLLGTGAENFSDNGEETSDGVMITNIERFSTGDSMPPAGNRCLIQTKLDVVPGSKQGHIFSYQLFLKKSTDVPLPFLTFSGKKSFFSTNQLRFNF; translated from the exons ATGAAGGATGGCAGTGATGCTACTGCTGTATGCAACAGTGGTGGAAAGACTGAGACCGTTCTGCATGTACCATCTAGTATGGACAATGTCTGCTTAAGAGATGAGCCTATAACGTCCCAATGTCCATATGATGATGTTAATACGGATAAACTATTGCCGGAGTCCACTAGCACATGGGGAGACTTCGAAAGTTTTAATGAATTTACTCCGCAATCGGAACAATTTTACTATGCAGATGAATCATTCTGTTTGGACTCTTTTGACACTATGACTTTAACTGGAGAGGACTACACTGAGACAACAGATGGCCAAGCCAAATGGGATGCCTTTAACCTGGAAAATGTG CTGCAGAGTACAGAGGGGTGTGAATCTATATTTAAAATGAGCTTTCCAGCTATGCCTGTGTCAGAGACAAGTGAGGATGTGACAAACCTGTCTACGCTGATGACATCATCTAATGAAGAACACCTATGCAAACTAATAAGGACTCGTTTATG GCTGGATTGTGACCATTCACAGCAAGGTGGAGATATCTTACCTGTAAAATCTGGATGGGACTGGCCTAATTCCAAAGGATGCAGAGATCTCAGATTGCTGCTTGGAACTGGTGCTGAAAAT TTTTCAGACAATGGAGAGGAGACCAGTGATGGGGTAATGATTACCAATATTGAAAGGTTCTCTACAGGTGATAGTATGCCCCCTGCTGGCAATAGATGTTTAATACAGACTAAG TTGGATGTGGTCCCAGGATCCAAACAGGGCCATATTTTTTCATACCAGTTGTTTTTGAAGAAGTCGACTGATGTTCCTTTGCCTTTTCTCACTTTTTCTGGAAAGAAAAGTTTTTTCAGTACAAACCAATTGCGTTTTAATTTTTAG